CCTGAGCACGGCTTCCTCGGCGAGGAGTTCGGGGCCCAGGGCAACCCGGAAGTTCGCTGGATCATCGATCCCATCGACGGGACTCGGAACTTCGTCCGGCGCATCCCGCACTGGGCGGTCCTGATCGCCCTGGAAGAGCGGGGCGAGATCACCACCGGTGTGGCCCTGAACCCGGTCAGCGGCGAACTGTACACCGCGCGAAAAGGGCAGGGCGCTTTTGCCAACGGCGAGCAGATGCGGGTCTCCCACGTCGGGACGCTGGAGCGCGCGCTCCTCGTCCATGCGAGCCTCAAGGTGCTCCGTCGCGAGCGGCAGTGGGAGGGGTTTATCCGGCTCGTCGACGCCACCGAACGCCAGCGCGGCTTCGGCGATTACCTGGACTACGTGCTCGTGGCCGAGGGGAAAGCGGAGCTCGTGGTGGAGGCAGACCTCAAACCGTGGGACCTGGCCCCCATGAAGCTCCTGATCGAGGAGGCCGGGGGGCGCTTCACCGATTTCACGGGGCAGCCCACCATCTACTCAGGGACTGCGCTCGCGACCAAC
This Candidatus Rokuibacteriota bacterium DNA region includes the following protein-coding sequences:
- a CDS encoding histidinol phosphate phosphatase, whose product is MDLDKVLEAAIEAARAAGEIALKYYRGGFDVVVKPDQSPVTQADREAEQIIIRALSSAFPEHGFLGEEFGAQGNPEVRWIIDPIDGTRNFVRRIPHWAVLIALEERGEITTGVALNPVSGELYTARKGQGAFANGEQMRVSHVGTLERALLVHASLKVLRRERQWEGFIRLVDATERQRGFGDYLDYVLVAEGKAELVVEADLKPWDLAPMKLLIEEAGGRFTDFTGQPTIYSGTALATNGKLHARALALLNGS